Proteins from one Mercurialis annua linkage group LG7, ddMerAnnu1.2, whole genome shotgun sequence genomic window:
- the LOC126657165 gene encoding uncharacterized protein LOC126657165, translating into MLWIKLGDLNTKFFHRSIKQRQTRKRIVSLSTPNGNITDPEEIKNEFLTHYKNFIEMTKPLGQMDSLVLFFKRSWNIVGQDVCIVVKEFFQNGKLLNQVNSTSIVLIPKVQSPNSISDYRTIACSDNVLMAHEIIRNYHRGKGDSCSMKVDIQKAYDSLAWDFIEEVLIGFRFPNQFIAFIMKCIRSAKFNIIINGEESGYFAEGRSLRQGTPSLPCCKSLKISHLAFADDLFLFSNGDLNSISILKNTLSEFSNMSGLYPNLNKSFVYFDGVNSVLRNDILSFLGFKHGSLPVKYLGLPLLTTRLSGTNCNEMISKISSRVSSWAAKSLSYTGRLQLINDVIMSMHIYWSSIFILPSSVISGVERICRRFLWNGSDPSKNKSLVSWKDGICKSADCSWSWRNLLKIRNNVKPYFEYILGKGDRFSFWHDPWMDGASIVDRFPLINIKDADVHKEAKVCNLWKNGEWSLLDPMDNITQTAWDQVSKFKIEPDREDRVNWKIEKNKAFSVRSLYHDMTPNTVKVDWYKLVWYKGYIPRGKETLEHLFFSCNFSLGIWKKALRDMGLDRPAYPWNREVSFFIRRTSGRSSDSKVRKVMCIFVNSSMCLLAIRYRQIVKVHDHNLLKGSAIWPESSWTQNGQK; encoded by the exons ATGCTCTGGATTAAGCTAGGTGATCTCAACACCAAGTTTTTCCACAGAAGTATTAAGCAAAGACAGACTAGGAAAAGGATTGTTTCCCTTTCTACCCCCAATGGCAATATTACTGACCCTGAGGAGATTAAAAATGAGTTTCTAACTCATTATAAGAATTTTATTG AGATGACAAAGCCCCTGGGCCAGATGGATTCTCTAGTGCTTTTTTTTAAGAGAAGTTGGAACATTGTGGGGCAAGATGTCTGCATAGTTGTGAAGGAATTTTTCCAGAATGGGAAGCTTCTTAATCAGGTAAACTCCACTTCTATTGTCTTAATCCCTAAAGTGCAATCCCCTAACAGTATTAGTGACTATAGGACTATTGCCtgtt CTGATAATGTTCTTATGGCTCATGAGATTATTAGGAACTATCATAGGGGTAAAGGGGATTCTTGTTCTATGAAAGTTGATATCCAAAAGGCTTATGACTCCTTAGCCTGGGATTTTATTGAAGAGGTTCTTATTGGGTTTAGGTTCCCTAACCAGTTCATTGCCTTTATTATGAAGTGTATTAGAAGTGCTAAGttcaatattattataaatgggGAAGAGTCTGGTTATTTTGCTGAGGGTAGAAGCCTGAGACAGGGGACCCCATCTCTCCCCT GTTGTAAGTCCCTGAAAATCAGTCACCTAGCTTTTGCTGATGATCTGTTCTTGTTCTCTAATGGAGATCTTAATTCCATTAGCATTCTTAAAAATACCCTCTCTGAATTCTCTAATATGTCTGGTCTCTATCCTAACCTCAACAAAAGCTTTGTCTACTTTGATGGTGTTAATAGTGTGTTAAGGAATGATATTCTGTCTTTCCTAGGGTTTAAGCATGGCAGTCTTCCAGTTAAATATCTTGGTCTGCCCCTCCTTACTACTAGACTCTCTGGTACCAACTGCAATGAGATGATCAGTAAAATTTCCTCTAGAGTCTCCTCCTGGGCTGCCAAAAGCCTGTCCTATACAGGTAGACTTCAACTTATTAATGATGTCATCATGAGCATGCATATCTATTGGAGTTCCATCTTCATCCTCCCTAGCTCTGTCATTTCTGGAGTTGAGAGAATTTGCAGGAGATTCTTATGGAATGGCTCTGACCCTAGTAAGAATAAGAGTCTTGTGAGCTGGAAAGAT GGTATCTGTAAGTCAGCTGATTGCTCCTGGTCCTGGAGAAATCTCCTGAAAATTAGAAACAATGTGAAGCCTTATTTTGAGTATATTCTGGGAAAAGGGGACAGATTCTCCTTCTGGCATGACCCCTGGATGGATGGTGCTTCTATTGTGGATAGATTCCCCCTTATCAACATCAAGGATGCTGATGTCCATAAAGAAGCTAAAGTCTGCAACCTTTGGAAAAATGGAGAGTGGTCTCTTCTAGATCCGATGGATAATATTACTCAAACTGCTTGGGATCAAGTCTCCAAATTCAAGATTGAGCCTGACAGGGAGGATAGGGTCAACTGGAAAATTGAGAAGAATAAAGCCTTCTCTGTTAGAAGCTTATACCATGATATGACTCCCAACACTGTCAAGGTTGATTGGTACAAGCTGGTGTGGTACAAAGGTTACATTCCCAG AGGTAAAGAGACCCTGGAGCATCTCTTCTTTTCCTGTAACTTCTCCCTGGGGATTTGGAAAAAAGCTTTGAGGGACATGGGTCTTGACAGACCTGCCTATCCTTGGAACAGAGAAGTCAGCTTTTTTATTAGAAGAACTTCTGGTAGATCAAGTGATTCTAAAGTCAGGAAAGTTAT GTGCATTTTTGTTAATTCAAGTATGTGTCTTTTGGCTATTAGATACAGG Caa ATAGTCAAAGTACATGATCACAATTTACTAAAGGGCAGTGCTATTTGGCCCGAATCCTCTTGGACACAAAATGGCcagaaatga